AGGAGATGGGCCGGCGCGCCACCGCGACGGTGCCGGCCGCACCTGCCAATGCCACCACGCCGCTGCTGGCGCGGGCCCAGGATACGTTCGAGCCGATGCGCGGCTTCATGCTCAAGCACAGCAATCCGGACCAGCGCGAGCTGTTCCTGGCCTCCGCCAAGAAGCTGTGGCCGGCCGACGTGGCCAAGGAAGCCCGCTCCAGCGATGCGCTGGTGCTGATCCCCGCCTTCGTCGTCTCGGAGCTGCAGGCCGGCTACGAGATCGGCTTCCTGATCTACATTCCGTTCGTCGTCGTCGACCTGTTGATCTCGAACCTGCTGATGGCGCTGGGCATGCAGCAGGTCAGCCCGCAGACCATCACGATCCCCCTGAAGCTGCTGCTGTTCACGCTGGTCGGCGGCTGGGGCAAGCTGCTCAACGCGCTGGCGCTGTCGTACGCGTAACCGGAGAACCCGATGACCGAAACCCTGACCTTCTTCCAGCAAGGCCTGTGGCTGGCCGTGATGCTGTCGGCGCCGCCGCTGATCATCGCCACCCTGTGCGGCGTGACGGTGTCGCTGGTGCAGGCCGTCACGCAGATCCAGGACCAGACTTTGCCTTACGTCGTCAAGCTGGTTGCCGTCGCGGTCACGCTGACGG
This is a stretch of genomic DNA from Pseudoduganella chitinolytica. It encodes these proteins:
- the sctR gene encoding type III secretion system export apparatus subunit SctR yields the protein MLSGNYDVVSFSVMLAMLALVPLMVVTTTSFLKISMVLLVLRNAIGVQQVPPTLAIYGISLALTLFVMAPTAQEMGRRATATVPAAPANATTPLLARAQDTFEPMRGFMLKHSNPDQRELFLASAKKLWPADVAKEARSSDALVLIPAFVVSELQAGYEIGFLIYIPFVVVDLLISNLLMALGMQQVSPQTITIPLKLLLFTLVGGWGKLLNALALSYA
- the sctS gene encoding type III secretion system export apparatus subunit SctS, with translation MTETLTFFQQGLWLAVMLSAPPLIIATLCGVTVSLVQAVTQIQDQTLPYVVKLVAVAVTLTGMGRWIGVELLQLTDLAFTLVQSIGH